From Agrobacterium tumefaciens, a single genomic window includes:
- a CDS encoding aliphatic sulfonate ABC transporter substrate-binding protein: MQGLTRRIFSGSVLAAALFSTVPFQASAAEELKIGYQKTGLPVIARQQGVIEKALEAKGVKVSWVEFTAGPPLVEALNVGSINVGWTGDAPPIFGQAAGSAIVYVAALPSNGKGEAVFAKEASGIKSVADLKGKKVGVGKGTSAHNLLVAALEKNGLKFSDIEVVYLSPADAAAAFASDKIDAWAVWDPFFAIAETRYKPVTLARTSDVLDVNTYFLANRDYAKSNVETINVTVDALGEAAKWSAANRDKVAAALHEVTGVPLEAQTLAANRSEFGITKIDDKITAGQQETADRFYRLGLTPKQISIKDAVWSGATN, from the coding sequence ATGCAGGGCCTGACCCGTCGTATCTTTTCTGGAAGCGTTCTTGCTGCCGCGCTTTTTTCCACCGTGCCATTCCAGGCCAGCGCTGCCGAAGAACTGAAAATCGGCTACCAGAAGACGGGCCTGCCGGTTATCGCCCGCCAGCAAGGCGTGATCGAAAAGGCGCTCGAGGCTAAGGGTGTCAAGGTTTCCTGGGTCGAATTCACCGCCGGACCGCCTCTTGTCGAAGCTCTGAACGTCGGCTCGATCAATGTCGGCTGGACAGGCGACGCGCCGCCAATTTTCGGACAGGCTGCGGGCTCGGCGATCGTTTATGTCGCAGCGCTTCCTTCGAACGGAAAGGGTGAGGCTGTCTTTGCCAAAGAAGCAAGCGGCATCAAGTCTGTTGCCGATCTCAAGGGCAAGAAGGTCGGGGTTGGCAAGGGTACCAGTGCGCATAATCTCCTCGTCGCGGCACTGGAGAAAAACGGCCTGAAGTTCTCAGATATCGAGGTGGTCTATCTGAGCCCGGCTGATGCTGCGGCTGCTTTCGCCAGTGACAAGATAGATGCCTGGGCTGTCTGGGACCCTTTCTTTGCCATCGCCGAAACCCGTTACAAGCCGGTGACGCTCGCTCGTACATCGGACGTGCTGGATGTGAACACGTATTTCCTCGCCAACCGCGACTATGCGAAGTCCAACGTTGAAACGATCAACGTCACGGTGGATGCGCTCGGTGAGGCGGCGAAATGGTCTGCGGCAAACCGCGACAAGGTCGCTGCCGCTCTGCATGAGGTGACAGGCGTGCCACTTGAAGCGCAGACGCTGGCTGCAAACCGTTCTGAATTCGGTATCACCAAGATCGACGACAAGATCACTGCGGGCCAGCAGGAAACTGCCGACCGGTTCTATCGGCTCGGGCTGACCCCGAAACAGATCAGCATCAAGGATGCCGTCTGGTCTGGCGCGACAAACTGA
- a CDS encoding LysR family transcriptional regulator has protein sequence MDSRRRLIPDIVTLQAFECAARHGNFTRAAEELNLTQSAVSRQISDLEAQTGMQLFERIRRRVVLSEAGRKFLPDVRRLLQQSEQLMVRAVSAGTSHASLSIATLPTFGSRWLMPRLHNFLTANPQTTITVGSRSHPFDFDEEGFDLAIHYGQPVWAHGTCTFLCDEVIVPVASPALLTSNGITAPQDLADEPLLHLTTRPKLWTEWMEMNGVITQHAYRGSRFDQFSMIIEAAISGIGFALLPKYLIEAELASERLIIAFDAPLQTDKSYYVALPEGRQDNMLARAFQSWLLEQVGKPL, from the coding sequence ATGGATTCACGCAGAAGGCTGATCCCCGATATCGTCACCCTGCAGGCTTTCGAGTGTGCCGCAAGGCACGGAAACTTTACGCGCGCTGCAGAAGAGCTCAATCTGACCCAGAGCGCCGTTAGCCGCCAGATCAGCGACCTCGAAGCACAGACCGGTATGCAGCTTTTCGAGCGCATCCGCAGGCGTGTCGTTCTTTCCGAGGCCGGCCGAAAATTTCTGCCGGATGTTCGCCGCCTGTTGCAACAATCCGAACAGCTCATGGTCCGCGCCGTCTCTGCCGGCACCTCGCATGCATCTCTTTCCATCGCCACACTCCCGACATTCGGAAGCCGCTGGTTGATGCCACGCCTGCACAACTTCCTGACAGCAAACCCGCAGACGACAATTACTGTCGGCTCACGATCTCACCCCTTTGATTTCGACGAAGAGGGGTTCGATCTTGCGATCCATTACGGTCAGCCGGTCTGGGCGCATGGAACCTGCACCTTCTTGTGCGACGAGGTGATCGTGCCGGTTGCCAGCCCGGCGCTGCTGACATCGAACGGTATCACAGCGCCACAAGACCTCGCCGACGAACCGCTCTTGCATTTGACCACACGTCCAAAACTCTGGACGGAGTGGATGGAGATGAACGGCGTCATCACACAGCATGCCTACCGAGGCAGTCGCTTCGACCAGTTTTCGATGATCATAGAGGCCGCCATCAGCGGAATAGGCTTCGCGCTTTTGCCCAAATACCTGATCGAAGCGGAACTGGCCTCAGAACGCCTCATCATCGCTTTCGACGCGCCCTTGCAGACCGACAAAAGCTATTACGTTGCCCTGCCCGAAGGAAGGCAGGACAACATGCTGGCCCGTGCGTTTCAGAGCTGGCTGCTCGAACAGGTCGGCAAGCCGCTCTGA
- a CDS encoding prolyl oligopeptidase family serine peptidase, with protein MTEVGARNLVILLHGVGSNGANLAPLANLWNGLLPNTDFVSPDGPFAFGRGPGRQWFSIEGVTEQNRPDRVQAARGDFDRVIGEIISEHGLADNPQRVALVGFSQGSIMALDVLASGRLPVAAVAAFSGRLASPQPISPSPSTRLTLIHGDEDHIMPVSESVKASDIFKAAGVETELHVLPGLGHSISQDGAVIAGKFLQRAFGV; from the coding sequence ATGACTGAAGTCGGCGCACGCAACCTCGTCATTCTGTTGCATGGCGTTGGCAGCAATGGAGCCAATCTCGCTCCGCTCGCCAATCTATGGAATGGCCTGCTGCCCAATACGGACTTCGTCAGCCCCGATGGTCCGTTTGCTTTCGGGCGCGGTCCCGGACGGCAATGGTTCAGCATCGAAGGCGTTACCGAACAAAATCGTCCGGATCGGGTGCAGGCTGCAAGGGGCGATTTTGATCGCGTTATCGGCGAAATCATTAGCGAGCACGGACTTGCCGACAATCCGCAGCGCGTCGCACTGGTCGGCTTTTCGCAAGGCTCGATCATGGCGCTTGACGTCCTGGCATCGGGACGACTGCCGGTCGCCGCCGTCGCTGCCTTTTCTGGCCGCCTTGCTTCGCCGCAACCCATCAGCCCATCACCGTCGACACGGCTGACCCTCATTCATGGCGATGAGGATCACATCATGCCGGTCTCCGAGAGCGTCAAGGCATCGGATATATTCAAGGCAGCCGGCGTGGAGACAGAACTGCATGTTTTGCCGGGCCTCGGTCACAGCATTTCTCAGGATGGCGCCGTGATTGCCGGAAAGTTCCTGCAACGAGCCTTTGGCGTCTGA
- a CDS encoding glutathione S-transferase family protein — MLVDGKWTADWHPVQATDKKGGFVRQISGFRNWVTPDGSAGPTGEGGFNAEPGRYHLYVALICPWASRTLIGRKLKKLEDVISVSVVEPFLSDEGWKFGDYPGSDHDTLNGVTYMHQLYTRADPHYTGRATVPVLWDKKTKTIVNNESADILRMLNSGFGDLADNTLDLYPANLRSQIDALNDYIYPRLNNGVYRTGFATTQIAYEEAFADVFATLDELEARLASSGPFLFGDVPTETDIRLFVTLVRFDAAYFGLFKCNRRRIADYPDLQAYMMRVLDIPGVRSTVSIDHIKRGYYSVKALNPTQIVPVGPDLPGLDDVNLSKD, encoded by the coding sequence ATGCTCGTGGACGGAAAGTGGACAGCCGATTGGCATCCGGTACAGGCAACGGACAAAAAGGGCGGTTTTGTCCGTCAGATATCCGGTTTTCGCAACTGGGTTACACCGGATGGCTCGGCTGGACCGACAGGTGAAGGCGGTTTTAACGCCGAGCCCGGTCGCTATCATCTCTATGTCGCGTTGATTTGCCCTTGGGCGTCGCGCACGCTGATCGGTCGCAAACTTAAAAAGCTCGAAGACGTCATTTCTGTCTCCGTGGTCGAGCCGTTTCTGTCCGACGAAGGCTGGAAGTTCGGGGACTATCCGGGTTCGGATCACGACACGCTGAACGGCGTCACCTACATGCACCAACTCTATACACGCGCCGATCCGCATTATACCGGTCGCGCCACAGTTCCGGTGCTCTGGGACAAGAAGACGAAGACCATCGTCAACAACGAATCCGCAGATATCCTGCGCATGCTCAATTCTGGTTTCGGTGACCTGGCAGACAATACCCTCGATCTTTACCCAGCGAATTTGCGGTCGCAGATAGATGCACTCAATGACTACATCTATCCGCGCCTGAACAATGGCGTTTACAGAACAGGCTTTGCCACCACGCAGATCGCTTACGAAGAAGCGTTTGCGGATGTGTTTGCGACGTTGGACGAACTGGAGGCGCGGCTTGCCTCAAGCGGCCCATTCCTGTTTGGCGATGTTCCAACGGAAACGGATATCAGGCTATTTGTCACCCTTGTCCGCTTCGATGCGGCCTATTTCGGCCTGTTCAAGTGCAATCGTCGGCGCATTGCGGATTACCCCGATCTGCAGGCCTATATGATGCGCGTGCTTGATATTCCCGGTGTCCGCTCGACGGTGAGCATCGATCACATCAAGCGTGGCTATTATTCGGTCAAGGCACTCAATCCGACACAAATCGTTCCCGTTGGTCCCGATTTGCCTGGCCTCGATGACGTGAACCTTTCAAAGGACTAA
- a CDS encoding DMT family transporter, with product MQKGFLLGLFAYASFSWGDATIKSLGSQIGVFQIGFFSILFSGIFIYFSRPRDERWRDFWRMSRPFAVHGRAISGLFAGILGIYAFTTIPLAEAYALIFLSPLFVTVLSAVVLKEDIGPWRWAAVLAGIVGVMLVVRPGFKALELGHVAAIGVAFLAAMTIVLLRSLAGKEKRTSIMGVLLTYGLVFNGVASVPEFVAPNLHQILAFAFIGLCTATGQITLLVATRIAPASQIAPSHYSQILWAVAIGATFFHEYPDATAILGLGVIAASGLLTMIREKVRLGTVRWNPFFRNRL from the coding sequence ATGCAAAAAGGTTTTTTGCTCGGCTTGTTTGCCTATGCCAGCTTTTCCTGGGGGGACGCGACGATCAAGTCGCTCGGCTCGCAGATCGGGGTCTTCCAGATCGGCTTTTTCAGCATTCTCTTTTCCGGCATCTTTATCTATTTCAGTAGACCCCGTGACGAGAGATGGCGCGATTTCTGGCGCATGAGCCGTCCTTTCGCCGTGCACGGTCGTGCAATCTCTGGTCTCTTCGCAGGCATTCTCGGTATCTACGCATTTACAACCATTCCGCTGGCGGAAGCCTATGCTCTGATCTTCCTGTCACCGCTGTTCGTCACCGTGCTTTCAGCCGTGGTACTAAAGGAAGACATCGGACCGTGGCGTTGGGCGGCGGTGCTGGCCGGCATCGTTGGCGTGATGCTCGTCGTAAGGCCGGGCTTCAAGGCGCTTGAATTGGGGCATGTTGCGGCAATCGGCGTTGCGTTTCTTGCGGCCATGACCATAGTTCTGCTGCGCTCTTTGGCAGGCAAGGAAAAGCGCACGTCCATCATGGGTGTGCTCCTGACATATGGTCTTGTTTTCAACGGCGTTGCGTCGGTCCCCGAATTTGTCGCGCCAAATCTGCATCAGATATTGGCGTTTGCATTTATTGGCCTCTGTACTGCGACCGGACAGATCACGCTGCTGGTTGCAACACGGATTGCGCCTGCCAGCCAGATCGCGCCGTCTCATTATTCGCAGATCCTTTGGGCCGTCGCCATCGGTGCGACCTTCTTCCATGAATATCCCGATGCCACTGCGATCTTGGGACTAGGCGTCATAGCAGCTTCAGGTCTTCTCACCATGATCCGAGAGAAAGTCAGGCTTGGCACAGTTCGCTGGAATCCCTTTTTTCGCAATCGTCTTTGA
- a CDS encoding UDP-glucose/GDP-mannose dehydrogenase family protein: MRIVMIGSGYVGLVSGACFADFGHDVICVDKMPEKIEALKTGHIPIFEPGLETIVANNAKAGRLSFTTDLTDAVSNAEVVFIAVGTPSRRGDGHADLGYVYAAAKEIAHAITGFTVIVTKSTVPVGTGDEVERIIREENPSADFAVVSNPEFLREGAAIEDFKRPDRIVVGLSDERARPVMTEIYRPLYLNQSPLLFTTRRASELIKYAANAFLAMKITFINEMADLCEKVGANVQDVSRGIGLDGRIGSKFLHAGPGYGGSCFPKDTLALAKTAQDYDSPVRLIETTIAINDNRKRAMGRKVINAVGGDVRGKKIAVLGLTFKPNTDDMRDSPAIAIIQTLQDGGAKVIGYDPEGMANARHVLENIEYAEGPYEAAEDADAVVIVTEWNQFRALDLPRLKAIMKSPILVDLRNIYRTDEVSAHGFAYAAIGRP; the protein is encoded by the coding sequence ATGCGGATAGTCATGATCGGCTCCGGTTATGTGGGCCTTGTCTCCGGCGCTTGCTTTGCCGATTTCGGCCACGACGTCATCTGTGTCGACAAGATGCCGGAAAAAATCGAGGCTTTGAAAACTGGCCATATTCCGATCTTTGAACCCGGCCTGGAGACGATCGTCGCCAACAATGCCAAGGCTGGACGTCTAAGCTTCACCACCGACCTAACCGATGCCGTCAGCAATGCTGAGGTCGTTTTCATCGCCGTTGGCACGCCGTCGCGTCGTGGCGATGGCCACGCCGATCTCGGTTATGTCTATGCCGCAGCCAAAGAGATCGCTCACGCCATCACCGGTTTTACCGTCATCGTGACGAAATCGACTGTCCCCGTAGGGACTGGCGATGAGGTCGAGCGCATCATCCGCGAAGAAAATCCGTCAGCCGATTTCGCTGTTGTGTCGAACCCGGAGTTTCTGCGCGAGGGTGCGGCAATCGAAGACTTCAAACGACCAGACCGGATCGTGGTCGGACTTTCGGACGAGCGCGCCCGCCCGGTCATGACGGAGATCTACCGTCCGCTCTATCTCAACCAGTCGCCGCTGCTCTTCACGACACGACGCGCATCCGAACTGATCAAATATGCCGCCAACGCGTTTCTCGCGATGAAGATCACCTTCATCAACGAGATGGCGGATTTGTGCGAGAAAGTCGGCGCCAACGTTCAGGATGTGTCGCGCGGTATCGGCCTCGACGGTCGCATCGGCTCCAAATTTCTGCATGCTGGTCCAGGCTACGGTGGTTCGTGCTTTCCCAAGGACACGCTGGCGCTTGCAAAAACGGCACAGGACTACGACAGCCCCGTTCGCCTGATCGAAACCACCATCGCCATCAACGACAACCGCAAACGCGCCATGGGCCGCAAGGTCATCAATGCCGTGGGTGGTGATGTGCGCGGCAAGAAAATCGCCGTGCTCGGTCTGACCTTCAAGCCGAACACCGACGACATGCGCGACAGCCCAGCAATCGCCATCATCCAGACACTGCAGGACGGCGGTGCAAAGGTGATTGGATACGACCCTGAGGGCATGGCAAACGCGCGCCACGTGCTTGAGAACATCGAGTATGCCGAAGGGCCGTATGAAGCCGCAGAAGATGCTGATGCAGTGGTTATCGTGACCGAGTGGAACCAGTTCCGCGCGCTCGATCTACCACGCCTGAAAGCAATCATGAAAAGCCCGATCCTGGTGGATCTGCGTAACATCTATCGAACTGACGAGGTATCGGCGCACGGCTTCGCCTATGCCGCTATCGGTCGCCCATAA
- a CDS encoding NAD-dependent epimerase yields the protein MRYLITGTAGFIGFYVAKRLLDQGHFVVGFDGMTKYYDVSLKEKRHAILARSNGFRAEIGMLEDADALKRAAEAAEPEIIIHLAAQAGVRYSLENPKAYIDSNLTGSWNVLELAKSIGVKHLMLASTSSIYGANEKVPFAESDKADEPMTLYAATKKSMELMAHSYAHLYKLPITAFRFFTVYGPWGRPDMAPIKFVDAISNDRPIDIYGEGNMSRDFTYIDDLVEGIVRLSQVIPSEDNRVTQDGVTDSLSRHAPFRVVNVGGGQPVQLMHFVETVEKAVGKPAIRNMLPMQQGDVPRTFASPDLLRALTDYVPQTSVEQGIEALVAWYRDMQSGRV from the coding sequence ATGCGTTATCTGATAACCGGCACAGCTGGCTTCATCGGCTTTTACGTGGCAAAACGCCTGCTCGATCAGGGCCATTTCGTGGTCGGCTTCGACGGCATGACGAAGTACTACGATGTCAGCCTGAAAGAAAAACGTCACGCAATCCTCGCCCGGTCCAACGGTTTCAGGGCAGAGATCGGCATGCTCGAAGATGCCGATGCGTTGAAACGTGCTGCAGAGGCTGCCGAACCTGAGATCATCATTCATCTCGCCGCCCAGGCGGGTGTTCGCTACAGCCTCGAAAATCCCAAAGCCTATATCGATTCCAACCTCACGGGATCGTGGAATGTACTTGAACTGGCAAAGTCCATTGGTGTCAAACATCTGATGCTGGCTTCGACCTCGTCCATTTACGGGGCGAACGAGAAGGTGCCATTTGCTGAAAGCGACAAGGCCGACGAGCCGATGACGCTTTACGCCGCAACGAAAAAATCCATGGAGTTGATGGCGCATAGCTATGCCCATCTCTATAAATTGCCCATCACGGCATTCCGCTTTTTCACGGTCTACGGCCCCTGGGGTCGCCCTGATATGGCGCCAATCAAATTCGTGGATGCGATTTCGAACGACCGCCCGATCGATATATACGGTGAAGGCAATATGAGCCGCGATTTCACCTATATCGATGACCTGGTTGAAGGCATCGTGCGGTTGAGCCAGGTCATTCCATCCGAAGACAACCGTGTCACGCAGGACGGCGTCACCGACTCTCTGTCACGGCACGCACCGTTCCGCGTCGTGAATGTCGGCGGTGGTCAACCCGTCCAGCTGATGCATTTCGTCGAAACCGTGGAAAAGGCTGTCGGCAAACCAGCAATCCGCAACATGCTGCCCATGCAGCAAGGCGATGTGCCACGTACATTCGCCTCGCCAGACCTGCTGCGTGCGTTGACAGATTATGTGCCGCAAACGTCCGTCGAACAAGGCATTGAAGCGCTGGTAGCGTGGTATCGCGACATGCAATCAGGCCGGGTTTAA
- a CDS encoding glucose/quinate/shikimate family membrane-bound PQQ-dependent dehydrogenase, with the protein MAVTVTAVILTLIGLALFGFGSQLVMLGGSFYYALSGLAFVLTAVLLFKRSKFALHVYAVLILATLVWAIWEVGFDWWQLGPRGGVIILIGLWLLTPWIKKPLGFASPTGTVYGPNAWPLALSVLIAIIVAGYSMTQDPHNQSGELPQEKLVSAPVYGGDVPDNEWHQYGRTPYGQRYSPLTQITVDNVSQLKEVWRYQTGDVKLPDDVGETTYQVTPLKVGGLLYICTPHNWAIAIDAATGKEKWKYDPNVGLNPDRQHQTCRGVSYYAEPSAAPGTACAQRVYLPTSDARLIALDAQTGQICTSFADQGVLHLEQGMQYNPAGYYYSTSPPVIVAGKIIIGGAVNDNYSTQEQSGVIRAFDVNTGALIWNWDSGNPTKTEPLGPGETYTTNSPNSWSVFSYDEDLGLVYIPLGNQVPDQLGMGRSESVEKYSSSIVALDINTGKDRWVRQTVHHDLWDMDVPAQPVLLDITKQDGTLVPALVGPTKQGDIYVLDRRTGEPLLAVTEEPAPGGAIPEDFSAPTQPTSLLTFKPAPLQEKNMWGVSMFDQLACRISFHQLNYKGRYTPPSLTGTLVYPGNFGTFNWGSVAIDPERQVMFGMPTYLAFTSRLVPRDQIPPKGQDEKGSEQGLNRNDGAPYGVFMGPFLGPLKIPCQAPPWGYVAGADLRTGDIAYKRKNGTVYDMTPLPLPFKIGVPGIGGPIITKGGVAFLGAAVDNYLRAYDLTTGKQLWDARLPAGGQATPMTYALDDGKQYVVMVAGGHGSVGTKPGDYVIAYSLP; encoded by the coding sequence ATGGCAGTTACAGTCACTGCAGTTATTCTCACGCTTATCGGCCTTGCTTTGTTCGGGTTCGGCTCACAACTGGTGATGCTGGGCGGAAGCTTTTATTATGCCTTGTCGGGGCTGGCCTTCGTGCTCACCGCCGTCTTGTTGTTCAAGCGCAGCAAGTTTGCGCTTCACGTCTACGCGGTTCTCATCCTTGCCACCCTCGTCTGGGCAATTTGGGAAGTCGGTTTCGACTGGTGGCAGCTCGGGCCTCGTGGCGGTGTCATCATTCTCATCGGCTTGTGGTTGCTGACCCCCTGGATCAAGAAACCGCTCGGGTTTGCGAGCCCTACGGGAACGGTTTACGGTCCGAACGCCTGGCCGCTGGCGCTCTCGGTTCTGATCGCGATCATCGTCGCCGGTTACTCGATGACGCAAGACCCGCACAATCAGTCTGGAGAGTTGCCGCAGGAAAAGCTGGTGTCTGCACCGGTCTATGGCGGCGATGTGCCTGATAATGAGTGGCATCAGTATGGTCGCACACCTTACGGCCAGCGTTATTCGCCCCTGACGCAGATCACTGTCGACAATGTCTCTCAGTTGAAGGAAGTCTGGCGTTACCAGACCGGCGACGTCAAGCTGCCGGACGACGTGGGCGAGACCACCTACCAGGTCACGCCGCTCAAGGTTGGCGGGCTGCTTTATATCTGCACGCCTCACAATTGGGCGATTGCCATTGACGCCGCAACCGGCAAGGAAAAATGGAAGTACGATCCGAACGTCGGCCTCAACCCGGACCGGCAGCATCAGACTTGCCGTGGCGTTTCCTATTATGCCGAACCGTCAGCTGCACCGGGAACCGCTTGCGCACAGCGCGTCTACCTGCCCACCTCGGATGCACGCCTGATTGCACTCGATGCGCAGACCGGACAGATATGCACCTCCTTCGCCGATCAGGGTGTGCTGCACCTTGAGCAGGGCATGCAATATAATCCAGCGGGCTATTATTACTCCACATCACCGCCTGTGATTGTCGCGGGAAAGATCATCATCGGCGGCGCGGTGAACGATAATTATTCGACGCAGGAGCAATCAGGCGTCATTCGCGCGTTTGATGTCAACACGGGCGCGTTGATCTGGAACTGGGATTCGGGAAATCCGACGAAAACCGAACCGCTTGGACCGGGTGAGACTTACACCACAAACTCACCGAATAGCTGGTCCGTGTTCAGTTATGATGAGGACCTCGGTCTCGTTTATATCCCGCTCGGCAACCAGGTGCCTGACCAGCTTGGCATGGGGCGCAGCGAGAGCGTCGAGAAATACTCGTCGTCAATCGTCGCACTGGATATCAACACCGGGAAGGACCGCTGGGTTCGCCAGACCGTCCATCACGATCTCTGGGACATGGACGTTCCTGCCCAGCCGGTGCTTCTCGACATCACCAAACAAGACGGAACCCTAGTTCCCGCACTGGTGGGGCCGACCAAACAGGGTGACATCTATGTTCTCGACCGCCGTACCGGTGAGCCCCTGCTGGCGGTTACCGAAGAACCGGCACCTGGAGGTGCTATCCCGGAAGATTTCAGCGCGCCCACGCAGCCGACGTCGCTACTGACATTCAAGCCCGCCCCGCTTCAGGAAAAGAACATGTGGGGCGTTTCCATGTTCGATCAGCTTGCGTGCCGTATCAGCTTTCATCAGTTGAATTACAAGGGGCGCTACACGCCGCCATCATTGACGGGTACGCTCGTTTATCCCGGCAATTTTGGTACGTTCAACTGGGGCAGCGTGGCAATTGATCCTGAGCGGCAGGTGATGTTTGGCATGCCGACCTACCTTGCCTTCACCTCGCGTCTTGTTCCGCGTGATCAGATTCCACCCAAAGGACAGGATGAAAAGGGCAGTGAGCAGGGTCTGAACCGCAATGATGGAGCGCCCTACGGTGTCTTTATGGGGCCGTTTCTCGGTCCGTTGAAAATTCCCTGCCAGGCGCCGCCATGGGGCTACGTCGCCGGTGCCGACCTGCGTACCGGAGATATTGCCTATAAGCGCAAGAACGGCACCGTCTACGACATGACGCCGCTGCCACTTCCCTTCAAGATCGGGGTGCCGGGCATTGGCGGACCGATCATCACCAAGGGTGGCGTTGCGTTTCTTGGTGCTGCGGTCGACAATTATCTGCGGGCATATGACCTGACCACCGGCAAGCAGCTTTGGGATGCGCGGCTTCCGGCAGGTGGACAGGCAACACCGATGACCTATGCACTCGACGACGGCAAACAATATGTTGTCATGGTTGCTGGCGGTCACGGTTCCGTGGGAACGAAACCGGGCGATTACGTGATCGCATATTCGCTGCCGTAG
- a CDS encoding 3-hydroxybutyrate dehydrogenase yields MGEDTEPKIVLVTGSTSGIGLAIAKRFAEAGYLVALHGIEQPEDAAQVLETVAKNARHTPVYFSANLAKYEESAHLAETVIGKLGGIDVLVNNAGIQKVAPIDEFDFADFSRIVAVSLDSAFHATHAALPGMKQRGWGRIINIASAHGLRASPFKAPYVATKHAVVGLTKSVALEVAEQGITCNAICPGYVLTPLVAAQIVDQARVHGMSEEDVIKKVILAPQPTRRFVQPEEIAEMALYLCGDMARSITGTTISIDGGWTAK; encoded by the coding sequence ATGGGCGAAGACACAGAACCGAAGATCGTCCTTGTCACAGGATCGACGAGCGGCATTGGGCTGGCAATTGCCAAACGTTTTGCGGAGGCAGGATATCTCGTGGCGCTCCACGGCATCGAACAGCCTGAAGATGCGGCTCAGGTGCTTGAAACAGTGGCAAAAAACGCCCGGCATACGCCTGTCTATTTCTCCGCCAACCTGGCCAAATATGAAGAAAGCGCCCATCTCGCCGAAACCGTGATTGGCAAACTTGGCGGCATCGATGTGCTGGTCAACAATGCCGGCATTCAAAAGGTCGCCCCGATCGATGAGTTTGATTTCGCAGATTTCTCGCGGATTGTTGCCGTCTCGCTGGATAGTGCTTTCCATGCAACCCATGCCGCCTTGCCTGGCATGAAGCAAAGGGGATGGGGCCGCATCATAAATATCGCATCCGCGCACGGCTTGCGGGCATCGCCTTTCAAAGCACCCTATGTGGCGACCAAACATGCGGTGGTGGGGCTGACGAAAAGCGTGGCACTGGAAGTGGCCGAGCAGGGGATTACCTGCAATGCCATCTGCCCCGGATACGTTTTGACGCCGCTTGTCGCAGCGCAGATTGTCGATCAGGCCCGCGTGCATGGCATGAGCGAAGAAGATGTTATCAAAAAGGTCATTCTTGCCCCTCAGCCGACCAGGCGGTTCGTCCAGCCGGAAGAGATTGCTGAGATGGCGCTTTATCTCTGTGGCGACATGGCCCGATCCATCACCGGAACAACCATCTCGATCGATGGTGGATGGACGGCAAAATAA